The following is a genomic window from Serratia ficaria.
AATTCGGAGCTGCGGCTGTTTCATCGCCTGTTCGGCAACGGCTACCGAATAGAACGCACCGCGCATGCCATTTCCGGCTCACGACATTGCGCTTATTTGATTCGACCACGGGAGCTTTAGAGTATGGCTGAATGGGTTAACGGCAAAGTTACACAGGTAAAACAATGGACCGACGGGCTGTTCAGCATCATCGTCGACGCCCCCATTGATCCCTTTACCGCCGGGCAGTTTGCCAAGCTGGCGCTGGAAATCGACGGCGAACGCGTGCAGCGCGCCTATTCTTACGTCAACGCCCCCAGCGACCCGAACCTGGAGTTTTATCTGGTTACCGTGCCGGAAGGCAAGCTGAGCCCAAGGCTCAACCAGCTGCGCCCCGGCTCGGAGGTGATGATCACCAAAGAGGCCGCCGGGTTCTTCGTGCTGGATGAAGTGCCCGAGTGTGAAACCTTGTGGATGCTGGCGACCGGCACCGCCATCGGCCCTTACCTGTCAATCTTGCAGCAAGGCGCCGGGCTGGACCGCTTCAAAAATCTGGTGCTGGTGCACGCCGCCCGTTTTGCGCGCGATCTGAGCTACCTGCCGCTGATGCAGCAATTGCAGCAGCGCTACAACGGCAAGCTGCGCATTCAGACCGTCGTCAGCCGCGAAGATCTTGCCGGCTCCCTGACCGGGCGCGTACCCGCGCTGATCGAAGATGGCCGGCTGGAGGCGGCGACGGGCCTGATCCTCAACGCCGAAACCGACCACGTGATGCTGTGCGGCAACCCGCAGATGGTGCGGGATACCCAGCAAACCCTGAAAGACCAGCGCCAGATGCGCAAGCACCTGCGCCGCAAGCCGGGCCATATCACCAGCGAACACTACTGGTAATACCTTCGGGCCTATTTGGCGCGGAACCTTACCGGCTCGGCCTCCGGGCCGAAACGGTTATTCCCCGGCGTGCCGACAAAGGCGCCGAGATCGATAAGCATCATCACGATAATCAGCGTCGGAACGAAACGCCCGACGCCCCACTGCCAGATCGGCGCCAGCATCTGCCAGTTGCCCGCCGCCAGCATCCACGCCAGGATCAACAGCAGCGCCCACCAGCCGGCCTTGTTGCGATCGTGCAGACGCTTAACCAACACCGCCGCCGTCGGCCACAACAGCGCGACGATAAAGAACGCGATCGACTGAATGGCCACCAGCTGATAATTCGCCAGCGTAAAGGCCGCCGCCATCAGCGCCAGCCAGGCGCCCATCCAGATCCAGAATTCGCGCCGCCCGATGCGGCCCTTAAAAGAAAAACACCACTGCTGTAACGTCATCGATTCCTGCGCTCTAAGCCTGCCCATATTCTGCGCCGCAGTGTAACATAGGCGCCGTCGGGCCGAGATTTCCGCCTCGCATAACGCGGTACGCCGCACAGCTTTTCCTTCAGCAAGCCGATCGGGGTGTGGGATCTTTGACAACGCCCCCCGGTTATCGCTTTAATCGGAGCCATCTTTGTTGTTGATGTCATACGCCATGCTGAGAAAAATCACCGCCATTGCCTGCCTGCTGCTGGCCGCCGCCAGCGCCTGGGCCGATCCGCCGGATGCCGCCGCAGACGCATCCCCCGCTGCGCCCTACCTGTTGGCCGGGGCGCCGACCTTCGATCTGACGGTGGTGAAATTTCGCGAAAAATACAACCGCGATAACCCGACGCTGCCGATCGGCGAGTTTCGCGCCATCGCGGCCGCCGAAGACGACTCGCCGCTGCTGACCCGCGCCGCCAGCAAGCTCAATGAAAACCTCTATGCCTCCACCGCGCTGGAAAAAGGCACCGGTAAAATCAAAACGCTGCAGATCACTCACCTGCCGCTGCAGCAGAGCAACGAAGAAAAGGCCGCTCGCGCCATCGCCGTCAGCTATATGGCGGCGCTGATGCGCCAGTTCGAGCCGGCGCTGACGGTAGAGCGGAGCCAAAGCAAAGTGAACAACCTGCTGGAAAAAGGCAAAGGATCGCGCTTTTATCAACAACAGGTCGGCGCCATTCGCTACGTGGTGTCGGACAGCGGCGATAAAGGGGTAACCTTCGCGGTTGAACCGGTTAAGCTGGCGCTTTCCGAGCCTTAGCGGCAGGGTATTTAATGACGAAAAGCAAAGCCTTCGCGCTTAATCATCTCTATACTGTTGGGCAGGTAAACTGCCGGTCCGGCAGTTGTCATTTCGACTCTCGCGTTCCCTTGTTGGAGGAAAAAACATGCGTCATCCATTAGTTATGGGTAACTGGAAGCTCAACGGCAGCACCCACATGGTCAACGAACTGATCGCCGGCCTGCGCCAGGAGCTGAGCAGCGTTGACGGTTGCGGCGTCGCTATCGCACCGCCGGTAATGTATCTGGATCAGGCCAATCACGCGCTGGCCGGCAGCCGCATCGCCCTGGGCGCGCAGAACGTGGACATCAACCTGTCCGGCGCCTTCACCGGCGAAGTTTCCGCCAATATGCTGAAAGACGTCGGCGCCAGGTACATCATCATCGGCCACTCCGAACGCCGCACCTACCACAAAGAAACCGACGAAGCGATCGCCGAGAAATTCGCCGTGCTGAAAGAAGCCGGCCTGATCCCGGTGCTGTGCATCGGCGAAACCGAAGCGGAAAACGAAGCGGGTAAAACCGAAGAAGTTTGCGCTCGCCAGATCGACGCCGTGCTGAAAACCCTGGGCGCGCCGGCCATGAAAGGCACAGTGATCGCCTATGAGCCCGTGTGGGCCATCGGTACCGGCAAGTCAGCCACCCCGGCGCAGGCTCAGGCAGTACACAAATTTATCCGCGATCACATCGCCAAGCATGATGCGGCCGTTGCCGCTGAAGTGATCATCCAGTACGGCGGTTCGGTCAACGACAAGAACGCCGCAGAGCTGTTTGCTCAGCCGGACATCGACGGCGCGCTGGTTGGCGGCGCATCACTGAAAGCCGACGCTTTCGCCGTGATCGTCAAAGCCGCCGCCGCTGCGAAAAAAGCCTGATTTCATTCGGCTTGCCCATAAAAAAACCCCGGCTTGCCGGGGTTTTTTATTGCCGCTTGGCCGTGATCAGCGTTTGCTGATCTCGTCGAACACGCCGCCGGTGGCGAAGTGCACCTTCTGCGCTTCGGTCCAGCCGCCGAAGGTGTCATCCACGGTAAACAGCTTCAGTTTCGGGAACTGCTCGGCAAACTTGGCCGCCACCGCCGCATCGCGCGGACGGTAGTAGTTCTTGGCCGCAATGGTCTGGCCTTCCGGCGTATACAGATACTTCAGGTAGGCATTGGCCACGTCGCGGGTACCGCGCTTGTCCACCACCTTGTCCACCACCGACACGGTCGGCTCGGCAAGAATGGATTCGCTCGGGGTGATGATTTCAAACTTGTCTTTGCCCAGCTCTTTTTCCGCCAGCAACGCTTCGTTTTCCCAGGCGATCAACACGTCGCCGATGCCGCGCTCCACGAAGGTATTGGTCGCGCCGCGAGCGCCGGAGTCCAGCACCTCGACGTTCCGGTACAGGCTCTTGACGAATTCCTGCGCCTTGGCTTTATCGTTGTCGTGGTGATGCAGCGCGTAACCCCAGGCCGCCAGATAGTTCCAGCGCGCCCCGCCGGAGGTTTTCGGGTTCGGGGTGATCACCGAGACGCCCGATTTGACCAAGTCCGGCCAGTCATGGATTTGTTTCGGGTTGCCCTTGCGCACCAGGAACACGATAGTTGAAGTGTATGGCGCCGAGTTGTCCGGCAGGCGTTTGATCCAGTTCTTGTCGATGCGGCCGCGCTCGGCGATGGCGTCCACGTCGTAGGCCAGCGCCAGCGTCACCACGTCGGCCTCGATGCCGTTAATCACCGACGTCGCCTGCTTGCCGGAGCCGCCGTGCGACTGGCGCACCGTGACCTTATCGCCGGTCTGCTGCTGCCAGTGCTTGCTGAACGCGGTGTTATATTCCTGATAGAACTCGCGCGTCGGATCGTATGAGACGTTCAGCAATTGAATATCTTTCGCCATGGCGCCGGACGCCAACAGCACCAATGTCAGACCTACACCCCATTTACGCATCGACAGGCTCTCCCAGGAAAATTAAGCGCAACCTCAATCGGTTGATATAGCATCAGAGCCTGCCAGAAACTCTCCCGGCAATTAAAGAATAAAAAATTTTGGGCTAGACGATTCTGGAATATAACGCCGACGGGCATAAAAAAAGCCCCCGCAACGGAGGCTCTTGTCGGCGAGGCAAACGGCGGATCAGTACAGCTTTTTCGCCGTATCCAACCAGTCGCCCTTGAACGGACGCTTCATGTTCTCGATAGCGTCGATGATGTCGTGATGCACCATCTTTTCGTTCTGGATGCCGACGCAGCGGCCGCCGTAACCCTGCAGCAGCAGCTCGATGGCGTAAGCGCCCATGCGCGAGGCCAGGATGCGGTCGTAAGCGACCGGCGAGCCGCCGCGTTGAATGTGGCCCAGCACGGTCGCGCGGGTTTCGCGCTTGGTTTCCTGCTCGATATGGCGCGCCAGCTCATCGATATCGCAGATGTGTTCGGTGATCGCCACGATGGCGTGTTTTTTGCCCTTGGCGATGCCGGCCTTGATCTCGCACACCAGATCTTCACGGTTGAACTCGATTTCAGGCAACACGATGAACTCGCAGCCGCCGGCGATCGCCGCCGCCAGCGTCAGGTCGCCGCAGTAACGGCCCATGACTTCGACGATGGAAATGCGCTGATGTGAAGATGAGGTGTCGCGCAGGCGGTCAATCGCTTCCACTACGGTCTCCAGCGCGGTGAAGTAGCCGATGGTGTAGTCGGTGCCGGCCACGTCGTTATCGATGGTGCCTGGCAGGCCGATACAAGGAAAGCCTTCTTCCGTCAGGCGCTTGGCGCCCATGTAGGAACCGTCGCCGCCGATCACCACCAGCGCATCGATGCCGCGGTTTTGCAGGTTTTCAATCGCCTTGGCGCGCACGTTTTCATCCCTGAACTCAGGGAAACGCGCCGAGCCCAGGAAGGTGCCGCCGCGGTTGATCATATCGGACACGCTGTAGCGGTCCAGCTGCTCCATGCGATCTTCGTACAAGCCAAGGTAGCCATCGTAAATACCAAAAACTTCCAGACCTTCCGAAAGTGCAGCACGCACAACGCCACGGATCGCAGCGTTCATACCCGGCGAATCACCGCCACTCGTCAGTACACCGATTTTCTTGATCATGACTACCTCTGAACTGTAGATGCAATTTCTTAAGAATTCTGTCTTCGCCGATTGCTTTGGAACCTCTCCGGCTGCAGAAAACCAGCTTTACGGCTTTATTGCTGGATATTATATCAAAAACACCCAGCTGAATTGATTCAAGTCACGCAATATAACGGTAAAAAAACCGCATGGCACGCTGAGCTAACTCAGGCATTTGTTGTCGCGCTTCGATCTGTGCCTCGATCTGATTATAGCTCCCAATGCCCCTGCCGGCCCGGCGGCACCACGGAGCAGGGATCCTGGTGGATGATGACGTCCGCCCCCGGGAAACGATGCAGCAGCGCCTGCTCCACCTGCTCCGCCAGACTGTGCGCCTGCCGCAGCGGCAGCGAATCCTCCATCTCCAGATGCAGCTGAATGAAACGCGTCGGGCCGGATTGGCGGGTGCGCAAATCGTGCGCGCCTTTCACGCCAGGCCAGGAAGACACCACCTCGATAATCGCCTGGCGTTCTTCATCCGGCAGCGCCCGATCCAGCAACGACTGCACCGCCTCATAACCCATGCGCAGCGCGCTATAGAGGATGTAGACGCCGATGCCCAACGCGAACAGCGCATCCGCCCGTTGGAAACCGTACCAGCTTAGCCCAAGAGCAATAAGAATAGCACCATTCATCATGACATCTGACTGATAATGCAGCATATCTGCACGCACCGCCTGACTGCGGGTTTTTCTTACCACCCAGCGCTGATAGGTGACCAGGATCAGCGTGCTGATCAGCGCCACCACCGTCACGACGATGCCGACCCCGGGATCGCGCAGCGTTTGCGGCGCATAAAGATGCTGAAAACCGGTGAGGAACAGAAACAGCGCCGAGCCGGAAATAAACATGCTTTGCGCCAGCGCCGCCAGCGACTCCGCCTTGCCGTGGCCAAAGGTGTGTTCTTCGTCCGCCGGCTGCAGCGAATAGCGCACCACCAGCAGATTGGTCAGGGAGGCGGCGATATCGACCAGTGAATCCACCAGCGCCGCCAACAGGCTGACCGAGCCGGTGTGATACCAGGCGATGATTTTTATCAGCAGAAGCGTGGACGCCAGCGCGGTGGCAGCGAGCGCGGCGGACTTTACCAGGCGCGCATATTGCTGTTCCATAACGAACCCCGGTTAAACGTGAGGCGCTCAGTATAGCGGAATGACGGGCAAAAAAAGCCCCGCCATCATGGCGGGGAAGACAGGGATGGTGTCTATGGCAAGGAAAAACAGGGGACTACTCAGTCGTACTCACTTCTGGGCAGAAGTTTGCTGCAAACCAGAAATTTGTTGCTCCATCTGCCGCATGCGCTGCTGATGTTTCTGGTCTAAAACACTTTTTTGCTCTGGCGTCAGCAGGTTATACATCTGATTGCGTACCCGGGCCATTTCGACCTGGCGCTTGACCTGTTGCTGGGCCATCTTCTCCGCCTGGGCGTAAACGGCGGCTTGATCAAATTTGTCTGCGGTCACCAGTTTATGCATGGCTTCCATTTCAGCTACAGTGACACCAGGCAGATCGTGGCGGGCCTGGCGCATTAAATCGCGCATTTGCTGGCGCTGCTGTTCGTTCAGGCTGACACCGTCGAACATGTGGTGCTGGCCGGGTGTTCGGGTCATCGCATCGTCGCCGGGAGTCTGAGCAGTTTCCGATGTAGTATCGGCAGCGAACACGGCGCTAGAACCTATCGCCAGCATTGATGCCATAACTAATGCGGTCACCTTACGCATTTCAACCCCTCGTGCTTTCTCATTTTGCGAATCAACGAGGAGCAGTGTACTGCTGCAGCTGCAAACATGCGTCAGTGCATGTAAAACTACGTAAAGTCATGGAATGCCAACAGTTGATGACGTATTTTGCGTCAGGAGGTAAATCATAATGAACAAGATTCTGTTAGTTGACGACGACCGCGAGTTGACCTCGCTATTAAAAGAACTGCTTGAAATGGAAGGTTTTACTATCGTCGTCGCTCACGATGGCGAGCAGGCGTTGTCGCTGCTGGACAGCTCCATCGATCTGTTGCTGCTCGATATCATGATGCCGAAGAAAAACGGCATCGATACGCTGAAAGAGCTGCGCCAGCATCACCAGACGCCGGTCATCATGCTGACCGCGCGCGGCAGCGAGCTGGATCGCGTGCTGGGCCTGGAACTGGGCGCCGACGACTACCTGCCCAAGCCTTTCAACGATCGTGAACTGGTGGCGCGCATTCGCGCTATTCTGCGTCGTTCCAACTGGAGCGAACAGCAACAGCAAGTGGACAGCGGCGCGCCGACGCTGGACGTCGACGGCCTGCAGCTGAATCCCGGCCGCCAGGAAGCCAGCTTCGACGGCCAGGTGCTGGATCTGACCGGCACCGAGTTCACCCTGCTTTACCTGCTGGCGCAGCATCTGGGCCAGGTGGTTTCCCGCGAACTGCTGAGCCAGGAAGTGCTGGGCAAACGCCTGACGCCGTTTGACCGCGCCATCGATATGCACATCTCCAACCTGCGGCGCAAACTGCCGGATCGCAAAGACGGCCACCCCTGGTTCAAAACCCTGCGCGGACGCGGTTATTTGATGGTATCTGCAACATGATCAACAGTTTGACGGCACGAATCTTCGCCATTTTCTGGTTTACGTTAGCCCTGGTGCTGATGCTGGTGTTGATGGTGCCCAAGCTCGACTCCCGCCAAATGACCTCGCTGCTGGACAGCGAGCAGCGGCAGGGACTGATGCTGGAACAACACGTCGAGGCCGAGTTGCAAAACGATCCGGCCAACGACCTGATGTGGTGGCGGCGCCTGTTTCGGGCGATAGATAAATGGGCCCCGCCGGGGCAGCGCCTGATTCTGGTCACCAGCGAAGGCCGGGTGATCGGCGCGCAGCGCAACGAAATGCAGATCGTGCGCAACTTTATTGGCCAATCCGACAACTCGGATCATCCGAAGAAGAAGAAATACGGCCGCGTCGAGCTGGTCGGCCCGTTCTCGGTGCGCGACGGTGAAGACAACTACCAGCTGTATCTGATCCGCCCCGCCAACAGCCCGCAATCCGATTTCAT
Proteins encoded in this region:
- a CDS encoding DUF1454 family protein, with the translated sequence MLRKITAIACLLLAAASAWADPPDAAADASPAAPYLLAGAPTFDLTVVKFREKYNRDNPTLPIGEFRAIAAAEDDSPLLTRAASKLNENLYASTALEKGTGKIKTLQITHLPLQQSNEEKAARAIAVSYMAALMRQFEPALTVERSQSKVNNLLEKGKGSRFYQQQVGAIRYVVSDSGDKGVTFAVEPVKLALSEP
- the cpxR gene encoding envelope stress response regulator transcription factor CpxR, which gives rise to MNKILLVDDDRELTSLLKELLEMEGFTIVVAHDGEQALSLLDSSIDLLLLDIMMPKKNGIDTLKELRQHHQTPVIMLTARGSELDRVLGLELGADDYLPKPFNDRELVARIRAILRRSNWSEQQQQVDSGAPTLDVDGLQLNPGRQEASFDGQVLDLTGTEFTLLYLLAQHLGQVVSRELLSQEVLGKRLTPFDRAIDMHISNLRRKLPDRKDGHPWFKTLRGRGYLMVSAT
- the tpiA gene encoding triose-phosphate isomerase, whose protein sequence is MRHPLVMGNWKLNGSTHMVNELIAGLRQELSSVDGCGVAIAPPVMYLDQANHALAGSRIALGAQNVDINLSGAFTGEVSANMLKDVGARYIIIGHSERRTYHKETDEAIAEKFAVLKEAGLIPVLCIGETEAENEAGKTEEVCARQIDAVLKTLGAPAMKGTVIAYEPVWAIGTGKSATPAQAQAVHKFIRDHIAKHDAAVAAEVIIQYGGSVNDKNAAELFAQPDIDGALVGGASLKADAFAVIVKAAAAAKKA
- the fieF gene encoding CDF family cation-efflux transporter FieF (FieF, a metal efflux transporter, is a member of the CDF (cation diffusion facilitator) family of transporters.) translates to MEQQYARLVKSAALAATALASTLLLIKIIAWYHTGSVSLLAALVDSLVDIAASLTNLLVVRYSLQPADEEHTFGHGKAESLAALAQSMFISGSALFLFLTGFQHLYAPQTLRDPGVGIVVTVVALISTLILVTYQRWVVRKTRSQAVRADMLHYQSDVMMNGAILIALGLSWYGFQRADALFALGIGVYILYSALRMGYEAVQSLLDRALPDEERQAIIEVVSSWPGVKGAHDLRTRQSGPTRFIQLHLEMEDSLPLRQAHSLAEQVEQALLHRFPGADVIIHQDPCSVVPPGRQGHWEL
- a CDS encoding sulfate ABC transporter substrate-binding protein, whose amino-acid sequence is MRKWGVGLTLVLLASGAMAKDIQLLNVSYDPTREFYQEYNTAFSKHWQQQTGDKVTVRQSHGGSGKQATSVINGIEADVVTLALAYDVDAIAERGRIDKNWIKRLPDNSAPYTSTIVFLVRKGNPKQIHDWPDLVKSGVSVITPNPKTSGGARWNYLAAWGYALHHHDNDKAKAQEFVKSLYRNVEVLDSGARGATNTFVERGIGDVLIAWENEALLAEKELGKDKFEIITPSESILAEPTVSVVDKVVDKRGTRDVANAYLKYLYTPEGQTIAAKNYYRPRDAAVAAKFAEQFPKLKLFTVDDTFGGWTEAQKVHFATGGVFDEISKR
- a CDS encoding DUF805 domain-containing protein — its product is MTLQQWCFSFKGRIGRREFWIWMGAWLALMAAAFTLANYQLVAIQSIAFFIVALLWPTAAVLVKRLHDRNKAGWWALLLILAWMLAAGNWQMLAPIWQWGVGRFVPTLIIVMMLIDLGAFVGTPGNNRFGPEAEPVRFRAK
- the cpxP gene encoding cell-envelope stress modulator CpxP yields the protein MRKVTALVMASMLAIGSSAVFAADTTSETAQTPGDDAMTRTPGQHHMFDGVSLNEQQRQQMRDLMRQARHDLPGVTVAEMEAMHKLVTADKFDQAAVYAQAEKMAQQQVKRQVEMARVRNQMYNLLTPEQKSVLDQKHQQRMRQMEQQISGLQQTSAQK
- the pfkA gene encoding 6-phosphofructokinase → MIKKIGVLTSGGDSPGMNAAIRGVVRAALSEGLEVFGIYDGYLGLYEDRMEQLDRYSVSDMINRGGTFLGSARFPEFRDENVRAKAIENLQNRGIDALVVIGGDGSYMGAKRLTEEGFPCIGLPGTIDNDVAGTDYTIGYFTALETVVEAIDRLRDTSSSHQRISIVEVMGRYCGDLTLAAAIAGGCEFIVLPEIEFNREDLVCEIKAGIAKGKKHAIVAITEHICDIDELARHIEQETKRETRATVLGHIQRGGSPVAYDRILASRMGAYAIELLLQGYGGRCVGIQNEKMVHHDIIDAIENMKRPFKGDWLDTAKKLY
- the fpr gene encoding ferredoxin--NADP(+) reductase; its protein translation is MAEWVNGKVTQVKQWTDGLFSIIVDAPIDPFTAGQFAKLALEIDGERVQRAYSYVNAPSDPNLEFYLVTVPEGKLSPRLNQLRPGSEVMITKEAAGFFVLDEVPECETLWMLATGTAIGPYLSILQQGAGLDRFKNLVLVHAARFARDLSYLPLMQQLQQRYNGKLRIQTVVSREDLAGSLTGRVPALIEDGRLEAATGLILNAETDHVMLCGNPQMVRDTQQTLKDQRQMRKHLRRKPGHITSEHYW